The Halioglobus maricola genome segment TGGCGATGGCGAGACTTCTGTCGCTTTCGGCAAGCCGTTCCGTCGGGCCACCGACCAGGGCCAGTTGGCCGACGGCGTAGCAGAACGGTTGTTGACCAATGCCTTGCGCGAACAGGCGCGCAGGGGCCTCGGCATCTGCGGCGAGCAGTAGATGGTAGGGCGCGCCATACATCGCCTGACTGGTCAGGATGCCGGTTGAGGCGCTGCTCAGGGTGACCTCGCGTCCGCTGCTCGCAGTGAATTCGGCGTTAATGCGTTCGATGGTTGGCCGAAAATTCGCCGCTGCGGCAATATTCAGCGGGCGTTCGGCAAGGCTTGCCATGGGCAGGAGCAGCAGCAGGGCGAACAGCAATGGCACGAAGAGGTCTCTCGTCAATCAATCGGGGTGCGGGCCAGGCACCAGATTTCCACGCCCGCAGCGCCCGCGTCGAGGAGGGCAGAGGCGGCGGCATCAGCCGTGGCGCCGGTGGTCATCACATCATCCACCAG includes the following:
- the modA gene encoding molybdate ABC transporter substrate-binding protein, encoding MPLLFALLLLLPMASLAERPLNIAAAANFRPTIERINAEFTASSGREVTLSSASTGILTSQAMYGAPYHLLLAADAEAPARLFAQGIGQQPFCYAVGQLALVGGPTERLAESDRSLAIANPDTAPYGRAAKDVLARENFSPQRKLVRGNNVLQAYQFWRSGTVDMAIVSRSLAGAEGAPIPASWHRELAQHAVVLAQHPDLSAYLAWLGSDTVRSLILDSGYQPCP